GCGGAGAGCTGtgcgaggagctggagggTGACCTGCTCTGCCAAGAGACAGGGCTCTTTAGTGGCCTGCAATGTATGAACCCGAATCTGCGtcccgccgccgacggcgactACGGCAGCTCTGAAGATCCACATCAAACCTCCCCCTTTGGTGGTAGTTTCGCGGAGAACGGGACTGCGAAGATAGAACGCTGTCCTGAAATCGATCTCCCGAAGATCTACAAGAGTCTCCTGCACAAGGAAGACTACCTACCGAGTGCCGAAGAGCTCAACGAGATCTTCCTGCGAGTGCAGGAGCTGCTACGAGTCGAGCCAAatgtggtgatggtggcgatgCCGGCCGTTCTCGTCGGAGATCTGCATGGGCAGATACGCGATCTGCTGGAAAATGTGCTGACGCTGGGGGGCCCGCTCGTGTCGAAtgaggcgctggcgctggcgtccCCTAAATCCCATGCGGCCAAGTCGAAGGCGCCCACCTCCCAGAAGAGAGGCAGCGTTGCTGTGGCACCTCCCACCTCCAAGAAGAGCGGCAAggcggcaggcgcagcgaAGACCTTCAGTGGGGCGCTGAAAGGTGATGAGAGCCGACCCACGCGGCCGCCGAACTACTTGTTCCTGGGTGATTATGTCGACCGTGGGCCGAGCAGCCTGTGCGTGATTGCACTGCTCTTCACGGCCAAGCTATTATCGCCGAACACCGTGTTCTTGTTGCGTGGTAACCACGAGTGCCCGAATACAAATCGCTTCTACGGCTTCCTCGACGAATGCCACCGTCGCTACCCCATTGTGAACCACAAGGTCACCACGCTCCACATGTGCACCCGGTCGGCGTCCGAAGAGAACACGGACGATGCGGCAGCAAAtcgaagcggcagcggcagcagctccccaggcgccagctccacctgcgagggcgacagcggcgccctGAGCAAGATCAATACGAACAGCAGCGTCGAGCCGACCGCGGCTGAGCTGGGCGGGCATCTCGGCAGGGACTGCGATTCAAGTCCTGATGACATGGGGTGGGACATGAAGGATCACCCGCTGTGGCTTGTCGCGAATGACGCACTTTGCTCACTTCCTCTCTGCGCCGCGCTTTACGAGGAGGTagaggagggcgacgacggcgcgacCCTGCCgccagccactgccgctgccgcgccgaaCATCGAGGACATGCTTGCAGCTGACGGCACCGAGAACCCTGGAACGGCATCGAAAGCGAAAAAGCCAACCACAGCGAAAGCCGTAAAGAAGAGTACCCGGCGCAGCATTGGTAACGCAAGTTTCGCGGAGCCCTTCAAGTCTCCAAATCTCGCAGCGGGCAAGTCGTCTACGTTCACTGACAGCAATGCACGCGCCACTAGCAGCAAGACAGCCAGTACCTCCGGCGAACCGTCGCCACTGTCCCCGCCAAGCGCCAGTGCATCCTTTGCAAAACCGAAGAAGATGCGGCAggtcgtgcgcgtgtgcgcaatGCACGGTGGCCTGTCCCCCTTCATTGACGACAGCTTCGACGGCATCATCGCCATTAACCGGTTCCGCAACATCGAGCATGGTGCGCTGGCCGACCTCACGTGGTCAGATCCATcctccagcgcagccgccgacggcgcgacggcgtcggACTCCCGTGCGAACGCGAGCCAGCCACCTTTGAGCAAGTTCCAGTCTATCTGCGTCTTCAACGGAGCCCCCATTGGCTTCACCGGTAATCCGCGTGGCACAGGGCACATCTTCGGCGAGGATGCCACGATAAACTTCATCAACACAAATCATCTGTATTTTatcgtgcgcgcgcaccagTGCGTGCAGGAGGGCTTTCAGTGGAACCACAAAGACCGCCTGCTGACGGTGTTTTCCGCCCCAAACTACTGCGGTATGCGCAATAAAGGCGCGGTTGTTCTGCTGGATAAGAATGGGGCCCCTACACTGAAACAGTACACGTACAAGGAAGTTGAGGAGAAACCGCACGCGAAGACCACGGGCGCGCCACAGCCACCGAGGCTATTCTCGTAGGGGCG
This genomic stretch from Leishmania donovani BPK282A1 complete genome, chromosome 36 harbors:
- a CDS encoding serine/threonine protein phosphatase, putative is translated as MPSFFLFGRKKDKKKKARDGTRDEGDAATPSLTARENSNDSKESATKHGKGSTTSHDAAGGSTPPSLDTPPADASGPATETSPPLPPSRKQQSYSESALQELPPPPLSSSPATNSPGLRASAVHLTLQHSTLDDAPVSTPHSVDLFPCEMSEVTIPQLTEVFQVFRTFLDNCTSTEVKQESVSKLRKILPEIAAVDTTVSDETIKAQNFHPTFSIEPILSHLLAQPAPLRARLCLAIYRFCGELCEELEGDLLCQETGLFSGLQCMNPNLRPAADGDYGSSEDPHQTSPFGGSFAENGTAKIERCPEIDLPKIYKSLLHKEDYLPSAEELNEIFLRVQELLRVEPNVVMVAMPAVLVGDLHGQIRDLLENVLTLGGPLVSNEALALASPKSHAAKSKAPTSQKRGSVAVAPPTSKKSGKAAGAAKTFSGALKGDESRPTRPPNYLFLGDYVDRGPSSLCVIALLFTAKLLSPNTVFLLRGNHECPNTNRFYGFLDECHRRYPIVNHKVTTLHMCTRSASEENTDDAAANRSGSGSSSPGASSTCEGDSGALSKINTNSSVEPTAAELGGHLGRDCDSSPDDMGWDMKDHPLWLVANDALCSLPLCAALYEEVEEGDDGATLPPATAAAAPNIEDMLAADGTENPGTASKAKKPTTAKAVKKSTRRSIGNASFAEPFKSPNLAAGKSSTFTDSNARATSSKTASTSGEPSPLSPPSASASFAKPKKMRQVVRVCAMHGGLSPFIDDSFDGIIAINRFRNIEHGALADLTWSDPSSSAAADGATASDSRANASQPPLSKFQSICVFNGAPIGFTGNPRGTGHIFGEDATINFINTNHLYFIVRAHQCVQEGFQWNHKDRLLTVFSAPNYCGMRNKGAVVLLDKNGAPTLKQYTYKEVEEKPHAKTTGAPQPPRLFS